Part of the Nitratireductor thuwali genome, GAATCGCAACAAACGCAGCGTCGTGCTGGATCTCAAGACCGATGACGGCCGGCGGTCTTTGCGCCGGCTTTTACGCGACGCCGATGTCTGCATATCCAGCATTCGCCCCGCCGCGCTGGCTCGCTTGTCCCTGGCACCGGACGCTCTGCGCCGCGAAAATCCCCGCCTCATTACCGTGGCTGCCGTGGGCTTCGGGTCGGACGGGCCGTACCGCGACAAGCCCGCCTATGATGACAGCGTTCAGGCGGTCTCGGGCATGGCGGGACTGGCCACGATGCGCGACCCCGGCGCGCGCCCCTCCTATGCGCCAACCATTCTGGCCGACAAGTTGGGCGGAGTCACGGCGGCCTGGGCGGTCATGGCCGCGCTCTACCACCGGGAACGCACCGGCGAGGGGCAGCATGTCGAGGTGCCCATGTTCGAAACGCTGGCATCGTTTCTGCTGGTGGAGCACATGGCCGCCGCCACATTCGAAAACCTCCCGCAAAGCTTCGGCTACAGCCGCATGCTGGTGCCGCATCGCCGTCCGCTCCAGACGAAGGACGGCTATATCACCATCCTTCCCTATTCCAACGCGCAATGGGCCCGCTTCTTTCGCGCCATTGGGCGTGAAGACATGCTCTCTCATCAGTGGGTGACGAGCATGGACGAACGCAGCCGCAATATCGGCGCGATCTATGACATGGTCGGGCAGTTTGCGCCGTCGCGGACGACACAGGAATGGGTAGACCTGATGGAGGAAGCCGACATCCCGGTCATGCCGGTGCGGGTGCTGCCCGACCTGCCGCAGGATCCGCACATCGAGGCAACCGGCTTCTTCCAGCGCGTGGCGCATCCCAGCGAAGGCACCATCTGGACAACGAAACCTCCGGTCAAGTTTTCGGCCACGCCGGCGCGGCACGATCTGCGCCCCGCGCCGTGCCTTGGTGAACATACCGAAGAGATCCTGAGCGGAGCGGTGGAGGACTGAACGGCTTTCCAGCCCCGGAAACGAACACGCGAGCATGAGCCGCTAGCGGCGGTTCTTCGCGACGCTATGAGATTACCCTCGCGTCAGATCTGTAGCAACTATGCGTCGCACGGTTTTCCCGCTTTCTCGCGTTGTCCCGGGAACATCCTGTGTTCCTCGGCGACCCAGCGCGTAAAATGGGCGGCCAATTAAGTAAGGCGAGATCCTCGAGTAACGCGTCTCAGAGCTTTTCGATCAGCTCGGGTACGGCTTGGAAGAGGTCAGCCACAAGGCCGTAGTCGGCGATCTGGAAGATCGGGGCGTCCGGATCCTTGTTGACTGCGATAATGATCTTGGAATCCTTCATCCCTGCAAGATGCTGGATCGCCCCGGAAATGCCCACTGCAACATAGAGCTCGGGCGCCACAACTTTGCCGGTCTGGCCGACTTGCCAGTCGTTCGGCGCGAAGCCGGCGTCGACTGCGGCCCGCGAGGCGCCCACTGCTGCGCCGAGCTTGTCGGCTAGCTTCTCGATCAGGGCGAAATCTCCTTGCGAGCCGACGCCGCGGCCACCAGAGACTACGACCCCAGCAGACGTCAGTTCGGGGCGATCGCTTTCAGCCATCTTGTCCCCGACCCATTCCGACAGGCCCGGATCGCCAGGCATAGCCACCGTTTCCACCTTGGCCGGACCGCCTTTGCCGGCGGCCTTGAAAGCCGAGGTTCGGAGGGTCACGACCTTCTTGGCGTCTTTCGATCTCACCGTCTGGATTGCGTTGCCGGCATAGATCGGGCGCTCGAACGTATCCGCATCGACAACGCCCGAGACATCGGAGATCACCATCACGTCCAGTAGCGCGGCCACCCGCGGCATCACGTTCTTGGCGTCGGTGGTGGCCGGGGCCATTATATGCGAATAGTCGCCCGCGAGGCTCACGATCATTGCCGCAGTCGGCTCGGCCAGGCGGTGGCTCAGCGCCGGATGCTCGGCCACCAGAACCTTCGCCACGCCCTCGATCGTCGCGGCTGCCGCGCCGGCGGCTGCCGCCGAAGCCCCGGCGCAGAGCACGGTGACCTCGCCCAGCGCCTTGGCGGCATTCACCGCCTTGGCGGTGGGGTCCAGCGCCAGTTCGCCGTCATTTACTTCGCCCAGCAGAAGAACAGCCATCACACCAACCCCCTCTC contains:
- a CDS encoding CaiB/BaiF CoA transferase family protein, giving the protein MSEARPALLSGVRIIDMTSVVFGPLATQMLGDLGADVIKVESPEGDMLRQVQPAQSTGMGAAFLGVNRNKRSVVLDLKTDDGRRSLRRLLRDADVCISSIRPAALARLSLAPDALRRENPRLITVAAVGFGSDGPYRDKPAYDDSVQAVSGMAGLATMRDPGARPSYAPTILADKLGGVTAAWAVMAALYHRERTGEGQHVEVPMFETLASFLLVEHMAAATFENLPQSFGYSRMLVPHRRPLQTKDGYITILPYSNAQWARFFRAIGREDMLSHQWVTSMDERSRNIGAIYDMVGQFAPSRTTQEWVDLMEEADIPVMPVRVLPDLPQDPHIEATGFFQRVAHPSEGTIWTTKPPVKFSATPARHDLRPAPCLGEHTEEILSGAVED
- a CDS encoding electron transfer flavoprotein subunit alpha/FixB family protein, which translates into the protein MAVLLLGEVNDGELALDPTAKAVNAAKALGEVTVLCAGASAAAAGAAAATIEGVAKVLVAEHPALSHRLAEPTAAMIVSLAGDYSHIMAPATTDAKNVMPRVAALLDVMVISDVSGVVDADTFERPIYAGNAIQTVRSKDAKKVVTLRTSAFKAAGKGGPAKVETVAMPGDPGLSEWVGDKMAESDRPELTSAGVVVSGGRGVGSQGDFALIEKLADKLGAAVGASRAAVDAGFAPNDWQVGQTGKVVAPELYVAVGISGAIQHLAGMKDSKIIIAVNKDPDAPIFQIADYGLVADLFQAVPELIEKL